Proteins encoded within one genomic window of Kibdelosporangium phytohabitans:
- a CDS encoding TNT domain-containing protein (This protein contains a domain related to Tuberculosis Necrotizing Toxin, which is the C-terminal effector domain of outer membrane channel protein CpnT, and which has a lethal NAD+-glycohydrolase activity.): MGIELPAELAGIAARTGVKWPSADEDKMREVAQAWRDTGKKIDTLISEADTTARSALNTTQGAGADAARRHWGTFVQPDTGHLTRLAKGCVSNADKLDHAADQIGQAKLAIVRELTPLAKNVDVAEHAAQAGDPTALLGLDTAIRGAAANLADLHSTLVTAVQPVSGVVMDTVEPLVNTNPGGAGQSLLTPVTGLADGAGKVVTDASAAVSPIVDSAAGAAQQVAGGQASPGVLPVAGGGHGPGVLSPIVDNVAGAVPPVVGSGHGPGVLPPVVDNVAGVVPPVVGGGHGPGVVPPVGVPGVAPPVVDPDQFGPGQFGPGHGGSAGSPGQFGPGHGGPAEPPGHAFPPGAGHSDPVTGPLPALVDAPTPPAGFPRPDHGVQIAGAAAVLDAPPPPPATQPPVQQAPAGIPAQATIGQPPAASPASPFVGGGAAVPPPQATASPVVPPPVAGAQPVVPPQQQSPQQQSPQQQGPRAPLPPAAVAVTAEPGRQQPPPPVAVPAAAPGKPEQDRDAVIALWLVRMFPIGHMPVAAARPSRQLPPPSAEFDYAAGMRFEPNDHPQSDLVDDTDALALAGGEEVVPGPSIPAGAVTRDHDPLAGQNERDWARRFVVREGSGRDTADTEYAWPPSELFPEGATAPGEPEVLEPGTLIDRFGAPDGRVFAEAGIPFAQRSLPPSYVHAEYRRYRVLRPLPVWRGVSAAWFGQTGGGVRYRTTHPALDLIALGYVAEEPAEQSVQETGNEG, encoded by the coding sequence ATGGGAATCGAGCTGCCCGCCGAGCTGGCCGGCATCGCGGCGAGGACCGGCGTGAAGTGGCCGTCCGCCGACGAGGACAAGATGCGGGAGGTCGCGCAGGCGTGGCGCGACACCGGAAAGAAGATCGACACCCTGATCAGCGAAGCGGACACGACGGCACGGTCCGCGCTGAACACGACGCAAGGCGCGGGCGCCGACGCGGCCCGGCGGCACTGGGGCACGTTCGTCCAACCGGACACCGGGCACCTGACGAGACTCGCCAAGGGCTGCGTGTCGAACGCGGACAAGCTCGACCACGCGGCCGACCAGATCGGCCAGGCCAAGCTCGCGATCGTCCGCGAGCTGACCCCGTTGGCCAAGAACGTGGACGTGGCCGAGCACGCCGCCCAAGCCGGTGACCCGACCGCCCTGCTCGGCCTGGACACGGCGATCCGTGGCGCAGCGGCGAACCTGGCGGACCTGCACTCCACATTGGTCACCGCGGTCCAGCCGGTCAGCGGCGTGGTGATGGACACGGTCGAGCCACTCGTGAACACAAACCCGGGCGGCGCAGGCCAAAGCCTCCTGACTCCGGTCACGGGCCTGGCTGACGGCGCCGGGAAGGTCGTCACGGACGCTTCCGCCGCCGTGTCGCCGATCGTGGACAGCGCAGCCGGTGCCGCGCAGCAAGTAGCCGGTGGGCAGGCAAGCCCTGGCGTGCTGCCGGTTGCCGGTGGTGGCCATGGCCCCGGTGTCCTGTCGCCGATCGTGGACAACGTTGCCGGTGCGGTGCCGCCGGTAGTGGGCAGTGGCCACGGGCCTGGTGTCCTGCCGCCGGTGGTGGACAACGTTGCCGGTGTGGTGCCGCCGGTAGTGGGCGGTGGCCACGGGCCTGGTGTGGTGCCGCCGGTTGGGGTTCCCGGTGTCGCGCCACCGGTGGTCGATCCCGACCAGTTCGGACCAGGGCAGTTCGGGCCCGGCCACGGCGGTTCCGCCGGATCTCCCGGCCAGTTCGGGCCCGGTCACGGTGGTCCTGCCGAGCCGCCTGGTCACGCTTTCCCGCCTGGTGCCGGGCATTCGGACCCGGTGACCGGCCCGTTGCCCGCACTCGTCGACGCACCCACGCCGCCAGCCGGTTTCCCAAGGCCGGACCACGGCGTGCAGATCGCCGGTGCGGCCGCTGTGCTGGACGCGCCCCCACCCCCACCCGCGACGCAACCGCCCGTACAGCAAGCGCCAGCGGGCATTCCGGCGCAGGCGACCATCGGTCAGCCTCCGGCCGCCTCACCCGCGAGCCCGTTCGTCGGCGGTGGCGCCGCGGTGCCACCGCCGCAGGCCACGGCATCACCTGTCGTGCCACCGCCAGTAGCTGGGGCGCAACCAGTCGTCCCACCGCAGCAACAAAGCCCGCAGCAGCAAAGCCCGCAGCAGCAAGGCCCGCGGGCACCGCTGCCTCCCGCGGCGGTCGCTGTCACCGCCGAGCCGGGCCGTCAGCAGCCCCCGCCTCCTGTTGCCGTTCCGGCGGCAGCGCCTGGGAAACCGGAGCAGGACCGGGACGCGGTGATCGCGCTGTGGCTGGTGCGGATGTTCCCGATCGGTCACATGCCGGTGGCCGCCGCCCGCCCGTCACGCCAGCTGCCGCCGCCGTCGGCGGAGTTCGACTACGCGGCGGGCATGCGGTTCGAGCCGAACGACCACCCCCAGTCGGATCTGGTCGACGACACGGACGCGCTTGCGTTGGCGGGCGGGGAAGAAGTCGTGCCGGGACCGTCCATTCCGGCCGGTGCCGTGACACGTGACCACGACCCGCTGGCCGGGCAGAACGAACGGGACTGGGCACGCCGGTTCGTCGTCCGCGAGGGCAGCGGACGGGACACCGCGGACACCGAGTACGCCTGGCCGCCGAGCGAGCTGTTCCCGGAGGGCGCGACGGCACCGGGCGAGCCGGAAGTCCTCGAACCGGGCACGCTCATCGACCGTTTCGGCGCACCGGACGGCCGCGTCTTCGCCGAAGCGGGCATCCCGTTCGCGCAGCGGTCGTTGCCGCCGTCGTACGTGCACGCCGAGTACCGCCGATACCGCGTACTGCGGCCACTTCCGGTGTGGCGCGGGGTCTCTGCGGCGTGGTTCGGCCAGACCGGCGGTGGCGTGCGCTACCGGACCACTCACCCGGCGCTCGACCTGATCGCGCTCGGGTACGTCGCCGAGGAACCGGCCGAGCAATCAGTACAGGAGACAGGCAATGAAGGCTGA
- a CDS encoding WXG100 family type VII secretion target: MKDGFRTDSERLTRHAGEFGGLAERASSIAAELNRTLDSLGQPWGKDEVGQSFAAIYSGPSTAIRSGVDTASGQLRDMGDRLTAMARAYRDAESSAADGFDKV, from the coding sequence GTGAAGGACGGCTTCCGCACCGACTCCGAACGGCTGACCCGGCACGCGGGCGAGTTCGGCGGCCTGGCCGAGCGGGCGTCGTCGATCGCGGCCGAGCTGAACCGGACGCTCGACTCACTCGGCCAGCCATGGGGGAAAGACGAAGTGGGGCAGAGCTTCGCGGCCATCTACTCAGGACCGTCGACCGCGATCCGCTCCGGTGTGGACACCGCGTCCGGCCAGTTGCGGGACATGGGCGACCGGCTGACGGCGATGGCGCGGGCCTACCGCGACGCCGAGTCCTCCGCCGCCGACGGCTTCGACAAGGTCTGA
- a CDS encoding YbaB/EbfC family nucleoid-associated protein, translating into MASDHRAQVEELLADYRRSREQLASMQQTLAAINESVTSPDGTVVATVSGRGTLADLTFSDDAYLRHRPSDLAKVVLKTVAAAVVKASETANRTVSPLLPVQTDPGALLAGKADLTDAELAPRRPKHAADDDSFEDVNWLDNPRGRG; encoded by the coding sequence GTGGCTTCCGATCACCGGGCGCAGGTCGAGGAACTGCTGGCCGACTACCGGCGCAGCCGCGAGCAGCTCGCCTCCATGCAGCAGACCCTCGCGGCCATCAACGAATCCGTCACCAGCCCGGACGGCACGGTCGTCGCCACTGTCAGCGGCCGCGGCACGCTGGCGGACCTGACCTTTTCCGACGACGCCTACCTCCGGCACCGGCCGTCCGATCTGGCGAAGGTCGTCCTCAAGACGGTGGCCGCGGCCGTGGTGAAGGCGTCGGAGACCGCCAACCGGACCGTCAGCCCGCTGCTGCCCGTGCAGACCGATCCGGGGGCGCTGCTGGCGGGCAAGGCCGACCTGACCGACGCGGAACTGGCCCCGCGGCGGCCCAAGCACGCCGCTGACGACGACAGCTTCGAAGACGTGAACTGGCTGGACAACCCGAGGGGGCGAGGGTGA
- a CDS encoding GNAT family N-acetyltransferase — protein MRVVELTEQTWPAQERLFGPRGAVQGCWCMFFRLAGADFRQNSGEANRQAAQDLARSGEPVGLLAMDGDVAVGWVAVAPRSDYQRLTRSVVAAPPDPGEDLTGVWSVTCFFIHRTARRRGVGAELLDGAVRYATKHGARIVEAYPVDTKGARASSGDLYHGTLSMFLDAGFMLVERRGVRRALVRKSVG, from the coding sequence ATGCGTGTCGTCGAGCTGACTGAGCAGACCTGGCCCGCTCAGGAACGCCTCTTCGGGCCGCGTGGCGCGGTCCAGGGGTGCTGGTGCATGTTCTTCCGGCTGGCAGGTGCGGACTTCCGGCAGAACAGCGGCGAGGCCAACCGGCAGGCGGCGCAGGACCTCGCTCGATCGGGCGAACCTGTGGGCCTGCTGGCGATGGACGGCGATGTGGCCGTCGGCTGGGTCGCTGTCGCGCCGCGTTCGGACTACCAGCGGCTGACGCGTTCCGTTGTCGCCGCGCCACCGGATCCCGGTGAGGACCTCACCGGTGTGTGGTCGGTGACGTGCTTCTTCATCCACCGGACCGCGCGGCGCCGCGGCGTCGGGGCCGAGTTGCTCGACGGGGCCGTGCGGTACGCCACGAAGCACGGCGCGCGGATCGTCGAGGCCTACCCGGTCGACACGAAAGGCGCGAGGGCCAGTTCGGGCGATCTGTACCACGGCACCCTCTCGATGTTCCTCGACGCGGGGTTCATGCTGGTGGAACGCCGGGGCGTGCGGCGCGCGCTCGTCCGGAAATCCGTCGGATGA
- a CDS encoding hydroxymethylglutaryl-CoA lyase has translation MVAEGLPDTVASRAAGLPAGITIWEVGPRDGLQNEKSVVDVDVKLEFISRLADAGLTTIEATSFVHPEWVPQLADASDLLAGMTRRDGVRYPVLVPNERGLDRALEAGVGHIAIFASATESFARKNLNRTLDSQFEMFEPVVTRARAEGLEVRGYLSMCFGDQWEGPVPRSQVVAAGRRLLDMGCSQLSLGDTIGVATPGLVEALIADFGSPDQLAVHFHDTYGQALSNTLAALQCGVSTVDSSAGGLGGCPYAESATGNLATEDLVWMLDGLGVSHGVDLTKLVETSAWMADQLGRPSPSRVVQALRG, from the coding sequence GTGGTCGCCGAGGGCCTGCCGGACACCGTCGCGTCACGCGCCGCCGGCCTCCCAGCCGGGATCACCATCTGGGAGGTCGGGCCGCGCGACGGCCTGCAGAACGAGAAGTCCGTTGTGGACGTGGACGTCAAGCTGGAGTTCATCTCCCGGCTGGCCGACGCGGGGCTGACCACGATCGAGGCGACCAGCTTCGTGCACCCCGAGTGGGTGCCGCAGCTGGCTGACGCGTCGGATCTGCTCGCGGGCATGACCCGCCGCGACGGCGTGCGCTACCCGGTGCTCGTGCCGAACGAGCGCGGGCTCGACCGGGCGCTCGAAGCCGGGGTCGGGCACATCGCGATCTTCGCGAGCGCCACCGAGTCGTTCGCGCGCAAGAACCTCAACCGCACGCTCGACAGCCAGTTCGAGATGTTCGAGCCGGTCGTGACCAGGGCGCGGGCCGAGGGTCTCGAAGTGCGCGGTTACCTGTCGATGTGCTTCGGCGACCAGTGGGAAGGCCCGGTGCCGCGGTCGCAGGTGGTCGCGGCAGGCAGGCGCCTGCTCGACATGGGCTGCTCGCAGCTCTCCCTCGGTGACACGATCGGCGTCGCCACGCCTGGTCTGGTCGAGGCGCTGATCGCGGACTTCGGCTCGCCCGACCAGCTGGCCGTGCACTTCCACGACACGTACGGACAGGCGTTGAGCAACACGCTCGCCGCGCTCCAGTGTGGAGTGTCCACGGTGGATTCGTCGGCCGGTGGTCTCGGCGGCTGCCCGTACGCCGAGTCGGCGACGGGCAACCTCGCCACCGAGGACCTGGTCTGGATGCTCGACGGGCTCGGCGTCTCGCACGGCGTCGACCTGACCAAGCTCGTCGAGACCAGTGCGTGGATGGCCGATCAGCTCGGCAGGCCGAGCCCGTCCCGGGTTGTTCAAGCGCTGCGCGGCTGA
- a CDS encoding PH domain-containing protein — MAYPDDLLSTNERVVIHKHPHWKMLLVPYIVLIVTLGAAIWLAILAQDLSWSTIAFILIGAVALILIVWLFIAPFVRWRTTHFIVTTDRVMAREGVIKRTGIDIPLSRISSVRFEHGLTDRIVGCGTLIIESSSEEPLEFDDIPQVEKVHSLLYREINDNPDDDFIQQQPAQQQHQPAQQQHQPPPTQQLPPQGY, encoded by the coding sequence GTGGCCTATCCAGACGACCTGCTCAGCACGAATGAGCGTGTCGTGATCCACAAGCACCCGCACTGGAAGATGCTGCTGGTGCCGTACATCGTGCTGATCGTCACCCTCGGGGCGGCGATCTGGCTGGCCATCCTCGCGCAGGACCTGTCGTGGAGCACGATCGCGTTCATCCTGATCGGCGCCGTGGCTCTGATCCTGATCGTGTGGCTGTTCATCGCACCGTTCGTCCGGTGGCGCACCACGCACTTCATCGTCACCACCGACCGGGTGATGGCGCGGGAGGGCGTGATCAAGCGCACCGGTATCGACATCCCGCTGTCGCGCATCTCGAGTGTCCGGTTCGAGCACGGCCTGACCGACCGGATCGTCGGCTGCGGCACGTTGATCATCGAGTCCTCCAGCGAGGAGCCGCTCGAGTTCGACGACATCCCCCAGGTCGAGAAGGTGCACTCGTTGCTGTACCGGGAGATCAACGACAACCCGGACGACGACTTCATCCAGCAGCAGCCTGCCCAGCAGCAGCACCAGCCTGCCCAGCAGCAGCACCAGCCGCCGCCGACCCAGCAGCTCCCGCCGCAGGGTTACTGA
- a CDS encoding biotin--[acetyl-CoA-carboxylase] ligase codes for MDGDYLAQRLTQPTGPYAGLTVVDSTESTNADLDRQRPPDRTVLIARQQTAGEGRRSRSWTSPPGGLYASIYYAPGVPGHRLPWLTLLAGVALVNVSLSTGVPAVLKWPNDLLLGPDRKKGAGVLATTSENGVVLGIGLNVQPVEAELAPGGLQPTSLAGEGADELDLTVLAERLLVELDRWEAPWRAAGGDPFASGLHEEYRRHCVTLGQEVRVELGDGSFEGTARYLETDGTLVVRDAEGHDRSVPAGDVVHLRAAT; via the coding sequence GTGGACGGCGACTACCTTGCGCAGCGTTTGACGCAGCCGACCGGCCCCTACGCGGGGCTCACGGTCGTGGACAGCACCGAGTCGACCAACGCGGATCTGGACCGGCAGCGGCCACCGGACCGCACAGTCCTCATCGCGCGGCAGCAAACCGCTGGTGAGGGCAGGCGTTCCCGGTCGTGGACGTCGCCGCCGGGCGGGCTGTACGCCAGCATCTACTACGCCCCGGGCGTGCCGGGGCACCGGTTGCCGTGGCTGACGCTGCTGGCCGGGGTCGCCCTGGTGAACGTCTCCTTGTCGACGGGCGTGCCCGCCGTGTTGAAGTGGCCGAACGACCTGCTGCTGGGCCCCGACCGCAAGAAGGGCGCCGGTGTGCTGGCCACGACCAGCGAGAACGGCGTCGTGCTCGGCATCGGCCTGAACGTCCAGCCGGTCGAGGCCGAGCTGGCCCCCGGCGGTCTCCAGCCGACTTCGCTGGCCGGGGAAGGGGCCGACGAGCTCGACCTGACTGTCCTGGCGGAACGGTTGCTGGTGGAGCTCGACCGGTGGGAGGCGCCGTGGCGCGCGGCGGGCGGTGACCCGTTCGCCAGCGGCCTGCACGAGGAGTACCGCAGGCACTGCGTGACTCTCGGCCAGGAGGTGCGCGTCGAGCTGGGCGACGGCTCGTTCGAGGGCACCGCGCGGTACCTGGAGACGGACGGGACGCTCGTGGTCCGCGACGCCGAGGGGCATGACCGGTCGGTCCCCGCGGGTGATGTCGTGCACTTGCGGGCGGCCACTTAG
- a CDS encoding acyl-CoA carboxylase subunit beta — MSSASQPLGPPPGADTSADIHTTAGKLADLYRRNDEAVHAGSARAVEKQHAKGKKTARERIDLLLDPGSFVELDELARHRSTNFGLEKNRPYGDGVVTGHGTVDGRPVCVFSQDVTVFGGALGEVYGEKIVKVMDLAIKTGRPIIGINEGGGARIQEGVVSLGLYGEIFMRNTRASGVIPQISLIMGANAGGHVYSPALTDFVVMVDQTSQMFITGPDVVKTVTGEEVTFEELGGARTHNTKSGVAHYMSSDEDDAIAYVKDLLSYLPSNNLSDPPVFPGEDTGEGSLAENLNDTDRELDTLIPDSPNQPYDMHEVITRVLDDGEFLEVHELFAPNILVGFGRVEGRAVGVVANQPTQFAGCLDIDASEKAARFVRTCDAFNVPVLTFVDVPGFLPGTDQEWNGIIRRGAKLIYAYAEATVPKVTVITRKAFGGAYDVMGSKHLGADMNLAWPTAQIAVMGAQGAANIVHRKTLAKAADSGKDIEALRAELVQEYEDTLLNPYAAAERGYVDSVIPPSYTRGYVARSLRMLRDKRETSLPKKHGNIPL; from the coding sequence ATGAGCAGTGCGTCACAACCCCTCGGGCCGCCGCCCGGTGCAGACACGTCTGCCGACATCCACACCACGGCAGGCAAGCTGGCGGACCTCTACCGCCGCAACGACGAGGCCGTGCACGCAGGCTCGGCCCGTGCCGTGGAGAAACAGCACGCCAAAGGCAAGAAAACCGCCCGTGAGCGGATCGACCTGCTGCTGGATCCCGGTTCGTTCGTCGAACTGGACGAGCTGGCCAGGCACCGGTCGACCAACTTCGGACTGGAGAAGAACCGCCCGTACGGCGACGGCGTGGTGACCGGTCACGGCACCGTCGACGGCCGTCCGGTGTGCGTGTTCAGCCAGGACGTGACGGTGTTCGGCGGCGCGCTCGGCGAAGTGTACGGCGAGAAGATCGTCAAGGTGATGGACCTGGCGATCAAGACCGGCCGCCCGATCATCGGCATCAACGAGGGCGGGGGCGCGCGCATCCAGGAAGGCGTCGTCTCGCTGGGCCTCTACGGCGAGATCTTCATGCGCAACACCCGGGCGTCCGGTGTGATCCCGCAGATCTCGCTGATCATGGGCGCGAACGCCGGCGGGCACGTCTATTCGCCCGCTTTGACGGATTTCGTGGTGATGGTCGACCAGACCTCGCAGATGTTCATCACCGGACCTGACGTAGTCAAGACGGTCACCGGTGAGGAAGTGACCTTCGAGGAGCTCGGCGGCGCACGCACCCACAACACCAAGTCCGGCGTCGCGCACTACATGAGCAGCGACGAGGACGACGCCATCGCGTACGTCAAGGACCTGCTGTCGTACCTGCCGTCGAACAACCTCTCCGACCCGCCGGTCTTCCCCGGCGAGGACACCGGCGAAGGCTCACTGGCCGAGAACCTCAACGACACCGACCGCGAGCTGGACACGCTGATCCCGGACTCGCCGAACCAGCCGTACGACATGCACGAGGTCATCACGCGCGTGCTCGACGACGGCGAGTTCCTCGAAGTGCACGAGCTGTTCGCGCCGAACATCCTCGTCGGCTTCGGCCGCGTGGAAGGACGCGCGGTGGGTGTCGTGGCCAACCAGCCGACGCAGTTCGCGGGTTGCCTCGACATCGACGCCTCAGAGAAGGCAGCACGGTTCGTGCGCACGTGTGACGCCTTCAACGTGCCGGTGCTGACATTCGTCGACGTGCCAGGTTTCCTGCCGGGCACCGACCAGGAATGGAACGGCATCATCCGCCGGGGCGCCAAGCTCATCTACGCGTACGCCGAAGCAACCGTGCCCAAGGTGACGGTCATTACGCGCAAGGCATTCGGTGGCGCCTATGACGTCATGGGCTCCAAGCACCTCGGCGCGGACATGAACCTCGCGTGGCCCACCGCCCAGATCGCGGTCATGGGCGCCCAGGGCGCCGCGAACATCGTGCACCGCAAAACTCTCGCCAAAGCAGCCGACAGCGGCAAGGACATCGAAGCCCTGCGTGCGGAACTCGTGCAGGAGTACGAGGACACGCTGCTCAACCCGTACGCGGCGGCGGAGCGCGGTTACGTCGACTCCGTGATCCCGCCGTCGTACACGCGCGGATATGTCGCGCGTTCGTTGCGGATGCTGCGCGACAAGCGTGAAACGTCGTTGCCCAAGAAGCACGGGAACATCCCGCTGTGA
- a CDS encoding acyl-CoA carboxylase subunit epsilon — protein MSDSARPLLRIVRGTPDDVELAALTAVVASMPGPAEATEPEGRSAWSDPAARMRPQTRPGPGAWRASGLPR, from the coding sequence GTGAGCGACTCGGCGAGGCCTCTGCTGCGGATCGTGCGCGGCACGCCGGACGACGTGGAACTCGCGGCCCTGACCGCTGTCGTGGCATCCATGCCAGGACCGGCCGAGGCCACCGAGCCCGAAGGACGCTCCGCGTGGAGCGACCCCGCGGCTCGGATGCGGCCCCAGACGCGGCCAGGCCCAGGCGCCTGGCGCGCATCCGGCCTCCCGCGCTGA
- a CDS encoding Xaa-Pro dipeptidyl-peptidase, producing the protein MAIRGWLTAGLVGLLSGLVVVPAYAAQPAFVVKQGVSQPVHSLADAVRETVWVDIGLDLDNNGVGDRVAADIVRPATTGRVPVIIDASPYYSTSGRGNEAERKSYDSAGLPVKFPLFYDNYFVPRGYAVALVDFSGSNRSTGCMDTGGRSEIASGKAVVDWLNGRATGYSAASGGTAKTASWSTGAAAMIGKSWDGSITHGVAATGVDGLRTIVPISAISSWYDWFRSDGVSLRGFGTPTSLASGFENSNAQSRCGAVRSEMTNGAPSNGDYTAMWQQRDFVRNASKVKAAVFSVNGRADLNVKPVNWGQWLDAIPASVPRKLWLSQTGHIDPFDFRRAEWVRTLHRWFDRWLLDVQNGIENEPRVSVERGVNQWADSPTWPPSGVQSQRVYPVAGSVAGVGTLSQTPGSSTSSFTDNGSGTASSFIASPNATSARRVLYSTGPLASDVRIAGISNLTVAVTPSAPTAHLSAFLVDYGPATIRSSTGEGIRTLTNETCWGENRPGDDGCYRETEATTSSVDATIIARGWADLANYSSLSTPRTLTPGTKYTMNFRLYAADYVVPRNHRLALVIAPTDTSATTSPSQLPRITVHLAETSIQLPLIGSLRQAATHPAPEATRVQQDIVPGQFR; encoded by the coding sequence ATGGCGATTCGTGGGTGGCTGACCGCCGGGCTTGTCGGCCTGTTGTCGGGTTTGGTCGTTGTGCCTGCTTACGCGGCGCAACCGGCGTTCGTGGTGAAACAGGGGGTCTCGCAGCCGGTTCACTCGCTCGCGGACGCCGTCAGGGAGACGGTGTGGGTGGACATCGGGCTGGACCTGGACAACAACGGCGTCGGTGACCGGGTGGCCGCCGACATCGTCCGCCCGGCCACCACCGGCCGCGTCCCGGTGATCATCGACGCGAGCCCGTACTACTCGACCAGTGGGCGCGGCAACGAAGCCGAGCGCAAGTCGTACGACTCCGCCGGTCTGCCGGTGAAGTTCCCCTTGTTCTACGACAACTACTTCGTGCCACGCGGGTACGCGGTGGCGCTGGTCGACTTCAGCGGTTCGAACCGGTCGACCGGCTGCATGGACACCGGCGGGCGCTCGGAGATCGCGTCCGGCAAGGCCGTGGTCGACTGGCTCAACGGCCGCGCGACCGGGTACTCGGCCGCGTCCGGCGGCACGGCGAAGACAGCGTCGTGGTCGACCGGCGCGGCGGCGATGATCGGCAAGTCGTGGGACGGCAGCATCACCCACGGTGTCGCGGCGACCGGCGTCGACGGCCTGCGCACGATCGTGCCGATCTCGGCGATCAGCTCCTGGTACGACTGGTTCCGTTCGGACGGTGTGTCGTTGCGCGGATTCGGGACGCCGACGAGCCTCGCGTCCGGGTTCGAGAACAGCAACGCCCAGTCCCGTTGCGGCGCGGTGCGTTCGGAGATGACGAACGGCGCACCGTCGAACGGCGACTACACCGCGATGTGGCAGCAGCGCGACTTCGTGCGCAACGCGAGCAAAGTGAAGGCCGCGGTGTTCTCGGTGAACGGTCGCGCGGACCTGAACGTCAAGCCGGTCAACTGGGGTCAGTGGCTCGACGCGATCCCCGCGTCGGTGCCCCGCAAGCTGTGGCTGTCGCAGACCGGCCACATCGACCCGTTCGACTTCCGCCGCGCGGAGTGGGTGCGCACCCTGCACCGCTGGTTCGACCGCTGGTTGCTGGACGTGCAGAACGGCATCGAGAACGAGCCGCGGGTGTCGGTGGAGCGCGGCGTGAACCAGTGGGCGGACTCACCGACCTGGCCGCCGTCCGGCGTGCAGTCCCAACGGGTCTACCCGGTCGCCGGATCGGTCGCGGGCGTGGGGACGCTGAGCCAGACACCGGGCTCGTCGACGTCGTCCTTCACTGACAACGGTTCCGGCACGGCGTCGTCGTTCATCGCCTCGCCGAACGCGACGTCGGCACGCCGTGTGCTCTACAGCACCGGCCCGCTGGCGTCGGACGTCCGCATCGCCGGGATCTCCAACCTGACAGTCGCGGTGACACCGTCGGCACCGACGGCCCACCTGTCGGCGTTCCTCGTGGACTACGGCCCGGCGACGATCCGCAGCAGCACAGGCGAGGGGATCCGGACGTTGACCAACGAGACGTGCTGGGGCGAGAACCGGCCGGGTGACGACGGCTGCTACCGCGAGACCGAGGCGACGACGTCCTCAGTGGACGCCACGATCATCGCCCGAGGCTGGGCGGACCTGGCCAACTACTCGTCGCTCAGCACACCCCGCACCTTGACGCCGGGCACGAAGTACACGATGAACTTCCGCCTGTACGCCGCGGACTACGTCGTCCCGCGCAACCACCGCCTGGCGCTGGTGATCGCACCGACCGACACCTCGGCGACCACCAGCCCGTCCCAGCTGCCCAGGATCACCGTGCACCTGGCCGAGACCTCGATCCAGCTGCCGCTGATCGGTTCGCTGCGGCAAGCGGCGACGCACCCGGCACCGGAGGCCACACGCGTCCAGCAGGACATCGTCCCCGGCCAGTTCCGCTAG
- a CDS encoding helix-turn-helix transcriptional regulator: protein MDLVDDLLRGIRLEGADVGIEELAAPWRFTGDAALTLIAPLKGVIVLPDGVVRVGETAIVRGPFTGRSDEYSLLLVGAYTMRGAVAHRLLDVLPPMLVLPDEDDCGPMRDYLAAQFATNERGHRVVQDRLLEWLLVCTLRAWFDQQPPMPAGWHDETLGPVLRAMHAAPGKPWTLTALAHEAGVSRSTLADRFAKVVGKPPLAYLKDWRMTLAADLLAESTSTVAAVARRVGYADAFGFSAAFKRFYGVSPTECRATCRA from the coding sequence ATGGACTTGGTCGACGACCTGCTGCGCGGCATCCGGTTGGAAGGAGCCGACGTCGGCATCGAGGAGCTGGCGGCGCCGTGGCGCTTCACCGGCGACGCGGCCCTGACCCTGATCGCGCCGCTCAAAGGCGTGATCGTCCTGCCGGACGGGGTCGTCCGCGTCGGCGAGACGGCGATCGTGCGGGGGCCGTTCACCGGCAGATCGGACGAGTACAGCCTGCTGCTGGTCGGGGCGTACACCATGCGCGGTGCCGTCGCTCACCGGTTGCTGGACGTGCTGCCGCCGATGCTGGTGCTGCCGGACGAGGACGACTGCGGGCCGATGCGCGACTACCTGGCCGCCCAGTTCGCCACGAACGAGCGTGGTCATCGAGTCGTGCAGGACCGCCTGCTGGAGTGGCTGCTGGTGTGCACGCTGCGGGCGTGGTTCGACCAGCAGCCGCCGATGCCCGCCGGGTGGCACGACGAGACGCTGGGACCGGTGCTGCGCGCGATGCACGCGGCGCCCGGCAAGCCGTGGACGCTGACCGCCCTCGCCCACGAGGCAGGCGTGTCGCGCAGCACGCTCGCCGACCGGTTCGCGAAGGTGGTGGGCAAGCCGCCGCTGGCGTACCTGAAGGACTGGCGGATGACGCTGGCCGCGGACCTGCTGGCCGAGTCCACGTCGACGGTCGCGGCGGTCGCCCGCCGGGTCGGGTACGCCGATGCGTTCGGGTTCAGCGCGGCGTTCAAGCGGTTCTACGGGGTCAGCCCGACCGAGTGCCGCGCCACGTGCCGGGCGTGA